One genomic segment of Allocatelliglobosispora scoriae includes these proteins:
- a CDS encoding PepSY domain-containing protein, translated as MKRIITAVGAVVALLALVAAPGHASPGAVPAAGASLPTAVHAADARASVEDAFTVQDARTEADGVRHLRYQRTYRGLRVAGGEIVVHGRADGGYAGTSVGLIAPLSLSTEAMTTAAQAARAARAAFTGAIAEVGRPENFVDATSGRGVLAWETVVGGYRPDGQTPSRLHVVTDATTGSVIRSFDEISVVASAAAEPIAAAAGSTIAVAGTGQSSTRGPSPSTPPSPALLTA; from the coding sequence ATGAAGAGGATCATCACCGCCGTCGGTGCGGTCGTCGCGCTGTTGGCACTGGTCGCGGCACCTGGGCACGCCAGTCCCGGCGCAGTTCCCGCAGCCGGGGCCTCGCTGCCGACCGCCGTCCACGCGGCGGACGCGCGCGCCTCCGTCGAGGACGCCTTCACCGTCCAGGACGCCAGAACCGAAGCCGACGGCGTCCGGCATCTCCGATACCAGCGGACCTACCGAGGGCTGCGGGTCGCCGGTGGTGAGATAGTGGTGCACGGCCGCGCCGACGGCGGCTACGCCGGCACGTCCGTGGGCCTCATCGCGCCGCTGTCTCTCTCCACCGAGGCGATGACCACCGCCGCGCAGGCGGCACGGGCCGCCCGCGCCGCCTTCACCGGCGCCATCGCCGAGGTGGGCCGTCCGGAGAATTTCGTCGACGCCACCAGCGGCCGAGGCGTGCTGGCCTGGGAGACGGTGGTGGGCGGGTACCGTCCGGACGGCCAGACCCCCTCCCGGCTGCACGTGGTCACCGATGCGACGACGGGCTCCGTCATCCGGTCCTTCGACGAGATCTCCGTCGTGGCCTCGGCCGCCGCCGAGCCGATCGCCGCCGCCGCCGGATCCACGATCGCCGTCGCCGGGACCGGCCAGTCCTCTACTCGGGGACCGTCACCGTCGACACCACCCTCTCCGGCGCTTCTTACAGCATGA
- a CDS encoding pectate lyase family protein, translating into MWTLPGRLAATALAASVAALTVIAVGLSAPASAATLFSDDFADGDSAGWSSTGGTWSVVTDGSPVLRQSGTSSDARSRAGSASWTDYAVTARIKPTAVNGGNRFVALLARAQSNTNYYYLALRSNSTVELKKLVGGSSTTLASAPAAFALGTWHTLALEVAGTSLRGTVDGVSLVTATDAQFASGQIGVATFNAAANIDNVLVTSGAPSSPSPSPSSSAAPSASPSASRSPSASPSPSGPPIPPLPGGPDGFATVAGYGTATTTGGAGGPTVTVSTTAAFLDYIARPGPYTIQVAGTITLPTGTTDGMHSVSSDKTIVGLGSTGRLTGGGLNVGIPVSDAVTTPPADAVHNVIIRNLTIDNSTDDLINVQMFSHHVWIDHNDLSRGGDGAVDIKRGSDLLTVSWNRFHDHYKTTLVGHDDANGAQDTGRLRVTYHHNFFDRSDQRNPRVRFSPLVHVYNNYYFDNSYGIASTNESGLFVEGNYFFSVNNPGRVEFSGPLGRMVERNNILVECNHPIEVRGSVPDPAGFYGYTVDPPASVPTLVPAGAGVGKVTS; encoded by the coding sequence ATGTGGACACTTCCCGGACGGCTCGCGGCGACCGCCCTCGCCGCCTCCGTCGCAGCCCTGACCGTGATCGCGGTGGGCCTGTCCGCTCCGGCCTCGGCCGCCACCCTCTTCAGCGATGACTTCGCCGACGGCGACTCGGCGGGCTGGTCGTCCACGGGCGGCACCTGGTCGGTCGTGACCGACGGCTCACCGGTGCTCCGGCAGAGCGGCACCAGCTCCGACGCTCGGTCCCGGGCCGGCTCCGCGAGCTGGACCGACTACGCCGTCACGGCGCGGATCAAGCCCACCGCCGTCAACGGCGGCAACCGCTTCGTGGCACTGCTGGCCAGGGCGCAGTCGAACACCAACTACTACTACCTCGCCCTGCGCAGCAACAGCACCGTCGAGCTCAAGAAGCTGGTCGGCGGCTCCTCGACGACGCTCGCGAGCGCCCCGGCGGCCTTCGCCCTCGGCACCTGGCACACCCTGGCGCTGGAGGTCGCCGGCACCAGCCTGCGCGGCACGGTCGACGGCGTCAGCCTGGTGACCGCCACCGACGCGCAGTTCGCGTCCGGCCAGATCGGGGTGGCGACCTTCAACGCCGCCGCCAACATCGACAACGTCCTGGTCACGTCGGGTGCGCCGTCGTCGCCGAGCCCCAGCCCTTCCTCCTCGGCCGCCCCTTCGGCCTCGCCCTCGGCGAGCCGGAGTCCGAGCGCGAGCCCCAGCCCGAGCGGGCCGCCGATCCCACCGCTGCCCGGCGGCCCCGACGGCTTCGCCACGGTCGCGGGCTACGGCACCGCCACCACCACGGGCGGCGCGGGCGGTCCGACGGTGACCGTCTCGACGACGGCGGCGTTCCTCGACTACATCGCGCGCCCCGGCCCCTACACGATCCAGGTCGCGGGCACGATCACACTGCCCACCGGGACCACCGACGGCATGCACAGCGTCTCGTCGGACAAGACGATCGTCGGCCTCGGGTCGACCGGCCGGCTCACCGGCGGCGGGCTCAACGTCGGCATCCCGGTCAGCGACGCCGTCACCACTCCCCCGGCCGACGCCGTGCACAACGTCATCATCCGCAACCTGACGATCGACAACTCCACCGACGACCTCATCAACGTGCAGATGTTCTCCCACCACGTCTGGATCGACCACAACGACCTGTCCCGCGGCGGTGACGGCGCGGTCGACATCAAGCGCGGGTCCGACCTGCTCACGGTCTCCTGGAACAGGTTCCACGACCACTACAAGACCACCCTGGTCGGGCACGACGACGCCAACGGGGCCCAGGACACCGGGCGGCTGCGGGTGACCTACCACCACAACTTCTTCGACCGCTCCGACCAGCGCAACCCCCGGGTGCGCTTCTCGCCGCTGGTGCACGTCTACAACAACTACTACTTCGACAACAGCTACGGCATCGCCTCGACCAACGAGTCCGGGCTCTTCGTGGAGGGCAACTACTTCTTCAGCGTCAACAACCCCGGCCGGGTGGAGTTCAGCGGGCCGCTGGGCCGGATGGTGGAGCGCAACAACATCCTGGTCGAGTGCAACCACCCCATCGAGGTACGCGGCAGTGTGCCCGACCCGGCCGGCTTCTACGGCTACACCGTGGATCCGCCGGCGAGCGTGCCGACCCTCGTCCCCGCGGGTGCGGGCGTGGGCAAGGTGACCTCGTAG
- a CDS encoding RDD family protein — protein MTNLDQGTDHAVPAVKRRVIGWLIDYAFVMVPGILLVGFAIVAVATDPLAAVGAGLTQVPGIVIGSSGISDSASDAWNTVIGPVILAILVVPFLQFVYLGVALAWRGRTIGKAIMDTKVAPQAPGETRLTGRRAAVRAACTTFVDTGLVSLALVVFLSKSLFLGVLLWLVAVAFFWGNLAPALGARRRTIIDNIAGTSVVRTRHYANAAAMVTGAARRTSEVAVTAGRRTSDAAVGTTRRTAQAAATASRRTSEAAVAVGQRGVEAASAAAQRTRESAEELARSVPVQQAVAKISDAAAAAVQVTRDNVEQVARSIPVQQAALRTSEAAAAAAQRTRESAERLARSVPVQQAVAKTTDAAAAAAQSAREGAERLARSTPVQQALSSRPAQQAQALGAAGAERARHLSGRARQLWQDRQARGADQPPADEVDVAAVEAAAEQPRSPEPS, from the coding sequence GTGACTAACCTCGATCAAGGCACAGACCACGCCGTGCCGGCGGTAAAGCGCCGGGTGATCGGCTGGCTCATCGACTATGCGTTCGTCATGGTGCCCGGCATCTTGCTCGTCGGTTTCGCGATCGTGGCAGTCGCCACCGATCCCCTGGCCGCCGTGGGTGCGGGGTTGACGCAGGTCCCCGGAATCGTGATCGGCAGCAGCGGCATCAGCGATTCGGCATCGGACGCATGGAACACGGTCATCGGGCCGGTCATCCTCGCGATCCTCGTCGTTCCCTTCCTGCAGTTCGTCTATCTCGGTGTGGCGCTGGCCTGGCGCGGACGCACCATCGGCAAGGCGATCATGGACACGAAGGTCGCACCGCAGGCCCCTGGCGAGACCAGGCTCACCGGCCGTCGCGCCGCCGTCCGCGCGGCCTGCACCACCTTCGTCGATACCGGCCTGGTCAGCCTCGCCCTGGTGGTCTTCCTGTCCAAGAGCCTCTTTCTCGGGGTGTTGCTCTGGCTGGTGGCGGTCGCCTTCTTCTGGGGCAACCTCGCACCGGCCCTCGGCGCGCGCCGGCGCACCATCATCGACAACATCGCCGGGACCAGCGTCGTACGCACGAGGCACTATGCGAATGCCGCCGCCATGGTGACCGGTGCCGCCCGCAGGACCTCCGAGGTCGCCGTCACCGCCGGTCGTCGGACGTCCGACGCAGCCGTCGGCACGACTCGTCGGACCGCCCAAGCCGCCGCCACCGCGAGCCGCCGGACGTCCGAGGCCGCGGTCGCCGTCGGCCAACGCGGCGTCGAGGCGGCCTCGGCCGCCGCGCAGCGGACTCGCGAGAGCGCGGAGGAGCTCGCCCGCAGCGTCCCCGTCCAGCAGGCCGTCGCCAAGATCAGCGACGCGGCCGCGGCCGCCGTGCAGGTCACCCGAGACAACGTCGAGCAGGTCGCCCGCAGCATCCCCGTCCAGCAGGCGGCCCTCAGGACGAGCGAGGCTGCGGCCGCCGCCGCGCAGCGGACCCGCGAGAGCGCGGAGCGACTCGCGCGCAGCGTCCCCGTCCAGCAGGCGGTGGCCAAGACCACCGACGCCGCGGCCGCCGCAGCGCAGTCGGCCAGAGAAGGTGCGGAGCGGCTCGCACGCAGTACCCCTGTCCAGCAGGCGCTGAGCTCCCGGCCGGCTCAGCAGGCACAGGCGCTGGGCGCGGCCGGGGCCGAGCGGGCACGCCACCTCAGCGGCCGGGCCAGGCAGCTGTGGCAGGACCGTCAGGCCCGAGGCGCCGACCAGCCACCCGCAGACGAGGTGGACGTCGCGGCGGTGGAGGCGGCCGCCGAACAACCGCGATCCCCGGAGCCTTCCTGA
- a CDS encoding TetR/AcrR family transcriptional regulator yields MTAEPRRAPAGAAVLREGITSALQQAVIEELASVGYGRLSIEAVARRAGVGKTAVYRRWSSKSAMVLEIVAEVAAQRLPLPDTGTLRGDIEALTAILMLALRHPLFSTVVPDLLAEAARNPELAQTLQEALRANQQEIGRLLIGRAVQRGDLAADTDPVLAADLIIGPVYWHLAVTRTPHTPDFPQRIAAMVEAALRSTG; encoded by the coding sequence ATGACCGCCGAACCCCGCCGCGCCCCCGCCGGAGCCGCCGTCCTGCGCGAGGGGATCACCAGCGCGCTCCAGCAGGCGGTGATCGAGGAGCTCGCCTCGGTGGGCTACGGGCGACTCTCGATCGAGGCGGTGGCACGCCGGGCCGGGGTCGGCAAGACGGCCGTCTACCGCCGGTGGAGCTCGAAGTCGGCGATGGTGCTGGAGATCGTCGCCGAGGTCGCCGCCCAGCGGCTGCCCCTGCCCGACACCGGCACCCTGCGTGGCGACATCGAGGCGCTGACGGCGATCCTCATGCTGGCGCTGCGCCACCCGCTCTTCTCCACGGTCGTGCCGGACCTGCTGGCCGAAGCGGCCCGCAACCCCGAGCTAGCGCAGACCCTGCAGGAGGCGCTGCGCGCCAACCAGCAGGAGATCGGCCGTCTGCTGATCGGCCGCGCGGTCCAGCGGGGCGACCTCGCCGCCGACACCGATCCGGTCCTCGCCGCGGACCTCATCATCGGGCCGGTCTACTGGCACCTCGCCGTGACCCGGACGCCGCACACACCCGACTTCCCGCAGCGGATCGCGGCGATGGTCGAGGCCGCACTGCGCAGCACCGGCTGA
- a CDS encoding ABC transporter ATP-binding protein: MADDRVPTVVVDDVHIVYRVLGGGAGGSSALSTLKRIATRAPSTAIREVHAVKGVSFTAYQGEAIGLIGSNGSGKSTLLRAVAGLLPAERGRIYTRGQPSLLGVNAALMNDLSGERNVVLGCLAMGMSPAEVRARTQEIIDFSGIDERGAFSSLPMSAYSSGMAARLRFAIAAVKKHEVLLIDEALATGDATFRAKSENRVRELRAQAGTVFLVSHSLESIRDTCDRTLWLEAGVLRMDGPTDEVLRAYEGFATSDR; the protein is encoded by the coding sequence GTGGCTGACGACAGGGTCCCCACCGTCGTCGTCGACGACGTGCACATCGTCTACCGGGTCCTCGGCGGCGGGGCGGGCGGCAGTTCGGCGCTGTCGACGCTCAAACGCATCGCCACGCGGGCCCCGTCGACGGCGATCCGTGAGGTCCACGCCGTGAAGGGGGTCTCGTTCACCGCCTACCAGGGCGAGGCGATCGGGCTCATCGGCAGCAACGGCTCCGGCAAGTCCACGCTGCTGCGTGCCGTCGCCGGGCTGCTCCCGGCCGAGCGGGGCCGGATCTACACCCGGGGCCAGCCGTCGCTGCTCGGTGTCAACGCCGCACTGATGAACGATCTCTCCGGCGAGCGCAACGTCGTGCTCGGCTGCCTCGCCATGGGGATGAGCCCGGCCGAGGTCCGGGCCCGTACCCAGGAGATCATCGACTTCTCGGGGATCGACGAGCGCGGTGCGTTCAGCTCGCTGCCGATGAGCGCCTACTCCAGCGGCATGGCGGCCCGGCTCCGCTTCGCCATCGCCGCGGTGAAGAAGCACGAGGTGCTGCTGATCGACGAGGCCCTCGCCACCGGAGACGCGACCTTCCGGGCGAAGAGCGAGAACCGGGTCCGGGAACTGCGGGCCCAGGCCGGGACGGTCTTCCTCGTCAGCCACTCCCTCGAGTCGATCCGGGACACCTGCGACCGGACCCTGTGGCTGGAGGCCGGGGTGCTGCGGATGGACGGCCCGACCGACGAGGTGCTCAGGGCGTACGAGGGGTTCGCGACATCTGATCGATAG
- a CDS encoding pectate lyase family protein, whose protein sequence is MYENQRRLSRRTRSALVAGASTVIVALALTMGAAANAATLFSDDFSDGNSTGWSTSGGTWSVASGAYAQSSSSASAKALAGSTSWSTATVSAKVRATTFGSSASRGIGIAARAQSTSNFYALVLTATAVQIRKGATTTLATAPFSASAGTTYTLSLSATGSSLVGSVNGSQVVSVSDGSYATGRAGLVANYVAGTFDDVLVTDAAGPSPSASPSVSPPSSPSPSPSTSTSPPPPPGGIVGWATQGGGTTGGAGGATVTVSTFADFKTQAQAAGTRTILVNGMLSGSGTVEISANKTIQGVGASSGISGSTLNIEDMHPANVIIQNLNIRGVLGNDAIQIENATHIWIDHNTMTSTIASNPDVYDGMIDITHAGDYITVSWNIIRDHWKTSLVGHSDGNAGEDVGHLRVTYHHNWFDHTFERSPRVRFGETVHVFNNYYTNVNNNADSYAIASVMNAGVLVEGNVFENVQQACWSASGYADSDPGRLVARNNSLTNSGPCETNGTVAALPYGYTAADVGTVKSSVTAGAGAGKL, encoded by the coding sequence ATGTATGAGAACCAACGCCGGCTGAGCAGGCGTACCCGCAGCGCCCTGGTCGCCGGTGCCAGCACCGTGATCGTGGCGCTGGCACTGACCATGGGTGCGGCGGCCAACGCGGCCACGCTCTTCTCGGACGATTTCAGCGACGGCAACTCCACCGGCTGGAGTACCTCCGGCGGCACCTGGTCGGTGGCGTCCGGTGCCTATGCCCAGTCGAGCAGCAGCGCCAGCGCCAAGGCCCTCGCCGGATCCACCTCGTGGTCCACCGCCACCGTCTCGGCCAAGGTGCGGGCCACCACGTTCGGCAGCTCGGCCTCGCGCGGGATAGGCATCGCCGCCCGGGCGCAGAGCACGTCGAACTTCTACGCGCTCGTCCTCACCGCCACCGCGGTGCAGATCCGCAAGGGAGCGACGACGACCCTCGCCACCGCGCCGTTCTCGGCGTCCGCCGGCACGACCTACACGCTGTCGCTGAGCGCGACCGGCAGCTCCCTGGTCGGCTCGGTCAACGGCAGCCAGGTCGTGTCGGTCTCGGACGGTTCCTACGCCACCGGGCGCGCCGGGCTCGTCGCCAACTACGTCGCGGGCACCTTCGACGATGTCCTCGTCACCGACGCGGCGGGCCCGAGCCCGTCCGCCTCGCCGTCGGTCTCACCGCCGAGTTCGCCGTCCCCGTCGCCGTCGACCTCGACCAGCCCGCCCCCGCCGCCCGGCGGGATCGTCGGCTGGGCGACCCAGGGCGGCGGCACCACCGGCGGTGCGGGCGGTGCCACGGTCACCGTGAGCACCTTCGCCGACTTCAAGACGCAGGCGCAGGCCGCGGGGACCCGGACCATCCTGGTCAACGGCATGCTCAGCGGCTCGGGCACCGTCGAGATCAGCGCCAACAAGACGATCCAGGGTGTCGGCGCGAGCTCGGGGATCTCCGGCAGCACGCTCAACATCGAGGACATGCATCCCGCCAACGTGATCATCCAGAACCTGAACATCCGCGGCGTCCTGGGCAACGACGCGATCCAGATCGAGAACGCCACCCACATCTGGATCGACCACAACACCATGACCAGCACGATCGCGAGCAACCCCGATGTATACGACGGGATGATCGACATCACCCATGCCGGCGACTACATCACGGTGTCGTGGAACATCATCCGCGACCACTGGAAGACCTCGCTCGTCGGCCACTCCGACGGCAACGCCGGTGAGGATGTCGGCCACCTGCGGGTCACCTACCACCACAACTGGTTCGACCACACCTTCGAGCGCAGCCCCCGGGTGCGCTTCGGCGAGACGGTGCACGTCTTCAACAACTACTACACCAACGTCAACAACAACGCCGACTCCTACGCCATCGCCTCGGTGATGAACGCCGGGGTGCTCGTCGAGGGCAACGTCTTCGAGAACGTGCAGCAGGCGTGCTGGTCGGCGAGCGGCTACGCCGACTCCGACCCCGGCCGCCTGGTGGCCCGCAACAACTCGCTCACCAACTCCGGGCCGTGCGAGACCAACGGCACGGTCGCCGCGCTGCCCTACGGCTACACCGCCGCCGATGTCGGCACGGTCAAGTCGTCGGTCACCGCGGGCGCGGGGGCGGGCAAGCTCTAA
- a CDS encoding MOSC domain-containing protein: protein MGTVAELLRYPVKSMLGEALSEGMVTARGLDGDRIHAVLDATGAIGSAKHPRTWGALLRCRSRRIGLATEVELPDGTRLAAGSSELDTRLGELLGRPVTLSDRPPTGGALQRVVPDFDGGLPDLLRDAVTADETGALLTTGGVADGTFFDFGRLHLVTTSGLAALRAGIGDARRFRPNIVVDTGSAAGFPEDDWVGSRLRIGEAVVEVTVPTPRCAVPTLAHGGLPADPELMRVAARVHRVPVLTLGALTCVGVYLDVVRPGLIRQGDAVAVGE from the coding sequence ATGGGGACCGTGGCGGAGCTGCTCAGATATCCGGTGAAGTCGATGCTCGGCGAGGCCCTGAGCGAGGGGATGGTGACCGCGCGGGGCCTCGACGGCGACCGGATCCACGCGGTCCTCGACGCGACCGGCGCCATCGGCAGCGCGAAGCACCCGCGCACATGGGGCGCGCTGCTGCGGTGCCGCAGCCGCCGGATCGGTCTCGCCACGGAGGTGGAGCTCCCCGACGGCACCCGGCTCGCGGCGGGCAGCTCCGAACTCGACACCCGGCTCGGCGAGCTGCTGGGCCGCCCGGTCACCCTCTCCGACCGCCCGCCGACCGGCGGTGCGCTGCAGCGGGTGGTCCCCGATTTCGACGGCGGGCTGCCCGACCTGCTGCGGGACGCCGTCACCGCCGACGAGACCGGGGCGCTGCTCACCACCGGAGGAGTCGCCGACGGCACCTTCTTCGACTTCGGTCGGCTCCACCTCGTGACGACGTCCGGTCTCGCCGCGCTGCGGGCCGGGATCGGGGATGCCCGGCGCTTCCGGCCCAACATCGTGGTGGACACCGGGTCGGCGGCGGGCTTCCCCGAGGACGACTGGGTCGGCTCCCGCCTGCGCATCGGGGAGGCCGTCGTCGAGGTCACGGTGCCGACTCCGCGGTGTGCCGTACCGACGCTGGCCCATGGCGGGCTGCCCGCCGACCCGGAGCTGATGCGGGTCGCGGCCCGGGTCCACCGCGTCCCGGTGCTCACCCTGGGCGCCCTCACCTGCGTCGGCGTCTACCTCGACGTGGTGCGGCCGGGACTGATCCGGCAGGGTGACGCGGTGGCGGTGGGCGAGTAG
- a CDS encoding PASTA domain-containing protein, which yields MRVALRVVLYVTAIAVLAACVSKGKDGTAAGSPEPVASAAASPSDEPSAEPSPSDAADPTPSPTPSPRATSAAPAKDTLDFAMPDFKGSVLQDAQDAVQELGIFYSTSHDLRGSRNQLIDSNWRVCTQSPRAGTRVRGKAADYEGKIDFGVVKLTESCP from the coding sequence ATGCGAGTGGCACTCCGCGTCGTCCTGTACGTCACGGCGATCGCCGTCCTGGCGGCATGCGTCAGCAAGGGCAAGGACGGGACCGCCGCCGGGTCCCCGGAGCCGGTGGCGTCCGCCGCCGCCTCGCCGAGCGATGAACCGAGCGCCGAGCCGAGCCCCTCGGACGCCGCCGACCCCACTCCCAGCCCCACCCCGAGCCCGCGCGCGACGAGCGCCGCACCGGCGAAGGACACCCTCGACTTCGCGATGCCCGACTTCAAGGGTTCGGTCCTGCAGGACGCCCAGGATGCGGTCCAGGAGCTCGGCATCTTCTACTCCACGTCGCACGACCTGCGCGGCAGCCGCAATCAGCTGATCGACTCCAACTGGCGGGTGTGCACGCAGTCGCCCAGGGCCGGGACGCGGGTCAGGGGCAAGGCCGCCGACTACGAGGGCAAGATCGATTTCGGCGTGGTGAAGCTGACGGAGTCGTGCCCCTGA
- a CDS encoding ABC transporter permease, which produces MAEVLLAEPAPLRTPAELAARHRLRVAGVTPSLAAYTRELWRYRHFIAAFGSAKNAAVFATARLGQIWQVLTPLSNAVVYYLIFGVVLKTSHGIDNFTAYLCAGVFLFGYTQQVVLAAVRSIPDHLGLIRALQFPRASLPVATTFSQLQQMGASVAVLLAIILITGEPVTAAWLLLLPVLALQTVFNTGLALAIARLGAKATDLRQLMPFVLRTWLYASGVFYSVDLLDTHLPTAVTVTLQANPMLAYIELARYALLETPPPPGQPLWLTWTVATAWSVGVGLGGYLWFWRGEQEYGRG; this is translated from the coding sequence ATGGCCGAGGTCCTGTTGGCCGAGCCGGCGCCGCTCCGCACCCCCGCCGAGCTCGCCGCCCGGCACCGGCTCCGCGTGGCGGGCGTGACGCCGAGCCTCGCCGCATACACCCGCGAGCTCTGGCGCTACCGGCACTTCATCGCCGCCTTCGGCAGTGCCAAGAACGCGGCGGTCTTCGCCACCGCCCGGCTGGGCCAGATCTGGCAGGTCCTGACACCGCTGAGCAACGCGGTCGTCTACTACCTGATCTTCGGCGTGGTGCTGAAAACGAGCCACGGCATCGACAACTTCACCGCCTACCTCTGCGCGGGCGTCTTCCTCTTCGGATACACCCAGCAGGTGGTGCTCGCCGCCGTGCGGAGCATCCCGGACCATCTCGGCCTGATCCGAGCGCTGCAGTTCCCCCGGGCGAGCCTGCCGGTGGCGACCACCTTCAGCCAGCTGCAGCAGATGGGCGCCTCGGTCGCGGTGCTGCTCGCGATCATCCTCATCACCGGCGAACCGGTGACGGCGGCGTGGCTGCTGCTCCTCCCGGTGCTCGCGCTGCAGACCGTCTTCAACACCGGGCTGGCACTCGCCATCGCCCGGCTCGGGGCGAAGGCCACCGACCTGCGGCAGCTGATGCCGTTCGTCCTGCGGACCTGGCTCTACGCCTCGGGGGTCTTCTACAGCGTCGACCTGCTCGACACCCACCTGCCGACCGCCGTCACGGTCACGCTCCAGGCGAATCCGATGCTCGCCTACATCGAGCTCGCCCGGTACGCGCTGCTGGAGACACCGCCACCGCCCGGTCAGCCGCTATGGCTGACGTGGACGGTCGCCACCGCGTGGTCGGTCGGAGTGGGCCTGGGCGGATATCTCTGGTTCTGGCGCGGCGAGCAGGAGTACGGACGTGGCTGA
- a CDS encoding M4 family metallopeptidase produces the protein MIDPLRGNSRTCDLTSGTCATLVDLDNVWGNGSTTNRQSVAVDAHYAAARTFDYFKNVHGRNGLFGNGTGTVSRVHYGNQYPYAFWDGTQMTYGDGLSNAKPLASLDVAAHELSHAVNDSILPPMTTGEAGGLREASSDIFGAMVEFYAANATDPGDYRPGDRTGINGDGSPVRHMYNPPLDGASHGCWSSSTKSLDVRYSSGVGNHFFFNLAEGSGATAYGTSPLCGSAPAVTGIGRLKAERIWYRALDVYFLAGTSYVNTANPANTARAGTLHATADLYGLCGVEYRAVQAAWTSVAVAGSDAPCSPGNNFTLTASPASGSVPVGGTLSTAVASALVSGVAESVALSASSATGVTAALVPATITSNGGTSTLTISTAAATAPGSYPVTVTGVSASVTRTVTFTLTVGSPLPGCSFTSGTDVAIVDLSTVESSITVTGCPGYANGYNPVDVHILHTYIGDLTVTLVAPDGSLYVLHNRTGGGTDNIHQSYILNLATELANGVWKLRVQDSAAGDVGKIDSWTIALQ, from the coding sequence ATGATCGACCCGCTGCGCGGCAACAGCCGCACCTGCGACCTCACCTCCGGCACCTGCGCCACCCTCGTGGACCTCGACAACGTCTGGGGCAACGGCTCCACCACGAACAGGCAGTCGGTCGCCGTCGACGCGCACTACGCCGCCGCCAGGACCTTCGACTACTTCAAGAACGTGCACGGGCGCAACGGACTGTTCGGCAACGGTACGGGCACCGTCTCCCGGGTCCACTACGGCAACCAGTACCCGTACGCCTTCTGGGACGGCACGCAGATGACCTACGGCGACGGGCTCAGCAATGCCAAGCCGCTCGCCTCCCTCGACGTCGCCGCCCACGAGCTATCGCACGCGGTGAACGACTCCATCCTCCCGCCGATGACCACCGGTGAGGCGGGCGGCCTGCGGGAGGCGTCCAGCGACATCTTCGGCGCGATGGTGGAGTTCTACGCGGCCAACGCCACCGACCCGGGCGACTACCGGCCGGGCGATCGGACCGGGATCAACGGCGACGGCAGCCCGGTACGCCACATGTACAACCCGCCCCTCGACGGCGCGTCGCACGGCTGCTGGTCGTCCTCCACCAAGAGCCTCGACGTGCGCTACTCCTCCGGTGTCGGCAACCACTTCTTCTTCAACCTCGCCGAAGGCAGCGGTGCCACCGCCTACGGCACCAGCCCGCTCTGCGGCTCCGCGCCCGCGGTGACCGGGATCGGCCGTTTGAAGGCGGAGCGGATCTGGTACCGCGCCCTGGACGTCTACTTCCTCGCCGGCACGTCCTATGTCAACACGGCCAACCCCGCCAACACCGCCCGTGCCGGCACCCTGCACGCCACCGCGGACCTCTACGGCCTGTGCGGCGTCGAATACCGGGCGGTCCAGGCGGCGTGGACCTCGGTCGCCGTCGCCGGCAGCGACGCGCCCTGCTCACCCGGGAACAACTTCACCCTCACCGCCTCGCCCGCCTCCGGGTCGGTCCCCGTCGGCGGCACGCTGAGCACCGCCGTCGCCTCGGCGCTCGTCAGCGGCGTCGCCGAATCGGTCGCCCTCAGCGCGAGTTCGGCCACGGGGGTGACGGCGGCGCTCGTCCCGGCGACCATCACCTCGAACGGCGGCACGTCGACCCTGACGATCTCCACCGCCGCGGCGACGGCTCCCGGCAGCTACCCGGTGACCGTCACCGGTGTCTCGGCCTCCGTGACGAGAACCGTGACCTTCACCCTCACGGTCGGCAGCCCGCTGCCCGGCTGCAGCTTCACCTCCGGGACCGACGTCGCGATCGTGGATCTGTCGACGGTCGAGTCGTCCATCACCGTCACCGGCTGCCCCGGCTACGCCAACGGGTACAACCCGGTCGACGTACACATCCTGCACACGTATATCGGTGACCTGACCGTCACCCTCGTCGCGCCGGACGGCTCGCTGTACGTGCTGCACAATCGCACCGGCGGCGGTACCGACAACATCCATCAGAGTTACATCCTGAACCTCGCCACGGAGTTGGCGAACGGGGTGTGGAAGCTGCGCGTACAGGATTCGGCGGCGGGCGACGTCGGAAAGATCGACTCGTGGACGATCGCGCTCCAGTAG